In Geobacter anodireducens, a genomic segment contains:
- a CDS encoding LysR family transcriptional regulator: protein MEIKQLRFFIEIARKLSFTRAAETLHIAQPALSTAIRKLEDELGLTLFNRSDRKIALTAEGETFLRHATAILDDVRKAEREMADIRGLTAGEVRVGVTPMLSTYFFPKIIAGFKKRHPALQLSVYGDSAARIQRMVAGGELDMGVVAGSAIPEDLEYHHLLHEEIVACVPADHPLAGRKSVPFAELLREPLILFKEGYHLRELIDEAAAHVGEEPRAVFETNLFTLIRNLVLEGIGISFLLRMVVAGEKDLVALRCDPPLHLDLFIAWKRQTGLSRANRAFADYLIDQTDEYYRLSEMYGSFPLP from the coding sequence ATGGAAATCAAGCAGTTGCGCTTTTTCATCGAGATCGCCCGGAAACTGAGCTTCACCCGGGCGGCGGAAACGCTCCACATAGCACAGCCCGCCCTGAGCACCGCCATCAGGAAGCTGGAGGACGAGCTGGGGCTTACGCTCTTCAACCGCAGCGACCGGAAGATCGCTCTCACGGCGGAGGGAGAAACCTTCCTGCGCCACGCAACGGCAATCCTTGACGACGTACGGAAGGCGGAGCGGGAGATGGCCGACATCCGTGGACTAACGGCGGGGGAGGTACGAGTGGGGGTGACTCCGATGCTCAGCACCTACTTTTTCCCCAAGATCATCGCCGGGTTCAAAAAGCGCCACCCTGCCCTGCAGCTATCGGTGTACGGTGACAGCGCCGCGCGGATTCAGCGAATGGTTGCGGGCGGAGAGCTCGATATGGGGGTTGTGGCCGGCAGCGCCATCCCGGAGGACCTGGAATACCATCATCTCCTCCACGAGGAGATCGTTGCCTGCGTCCCGGCCGACCACCCCCTGGCCGGCCGGAAGTCGGTACCCTTTGCCGAGCTGCTGCGTGAACCGCTGATCCTCTTCAAGGAGGGATACCATCTGCGGGAGCTGATCGACGAAGCCGCGGCCCACGTCGGGGAAGAACCCCGGGCGGTGTTCGAGACGAACCTCTTTACTCTCATCAGAAACCTGGTCCTGGAGGGAATCGGGATTTCCTTCCTGCTGCGGATGGTGGTGGCCGGCGAGAAGGATCTGGTGGCGCTGCGTTGCGATCCCCCCCTCCACCTGGATCTCTTCATCGCCTGGAAGCGGCAGACAGGGCTCTCGCGGGCAAACCGCGCCTTCGCCGACTACCTCATTGACCAGACCGACGAGTACTACCGGCTGTCGGAGATGTACGGCTCGTTCCCGTTGCCCTAG